A section of the Drosophila sechellia strain sech25 chromosome 3L, ASM438219v1, whole genome shotgun sequence genome encodes:
- the LOC6611136 gene encoding SH3 domain-binding glutamic acid-rich protein homolog isoform X2, which yields MVLKVYVSGMSGNKEVKKRQQRVLMILDSKNIKYDTVDITEPGKESEKELMQNKSTSNGGTVSDPEPRHPLPPQLFNDDEYCGDYDAFDMANEIDTLEVFLKLAPADTTAVSTAQIELKQENGDAKKEEAEAEAEDKKPESGDGDVDVKEEAAEKAENEDADDKDKENSKGEDEDADEENAEQKKLPATTTTTTAPARKTSDSQSDLLLDSERAAAAQ from the exons ATGGTCTTGAAAGTCTACGTCAGCGGCATGTCCGGCAATAAGGAG GTGAAGAAGCGCCAGCAGCGCGTTCTCATGATCCTGGACAGCAAGAACATCAAGTACGACACCGTGGACATCACGGAGCCCGGCAAGGAATCCGAGAAGGAGCTAATGCAGAACAAATCGACGAGCAACGGCGGAACGGTCAGCGATCCAGAGCCCCGTCATCCGCTTCCTCCGCAGCTGTTCAACGATGACGAGTACTGCGGTGACTACGACGCCTTCGACATGGCCAACGAGATCGATACCCTGGAGGTGTTCCTCAAGCTGGCCCCAGCCGACACCACGGCGGTTAGTACCGCCCAAATCGAACTGAAACAGGAGAACGGCGATGCCAAGAAGGAGGAGGCGGAAGCGGAGGCGGAGGATAAGAAACCGGAGTCCGGCGATGGCGATGTGGATGTCAAGGAGGAGGCTGCGGAGAAGGCCGAG AACGAAGACGCTGACGACAAGGACAAGGAGAATTCAAAGGGCGAGGATGAAGACGCAGATGAAGAAAATGCCGAGCAAAAG aaGTTACCAGcgaccacaacaacaacaacagcgccaGCTAGGAAGACTTCAGATTCCCAATCGGATCTCTTATTGGACAGCGAGCGGGCAGCGGCTGCGCAGTAG
- the LOC6611136 gene encoding uncharacterized abhydrolase domain-containing protein DDB_G0269086 isoform X1, with the protein MVLKVYVSGMSGNKEVKKRQQRVLMILDSKNIKYDTVDITEPGKESEKELMQNKSTSNGGTVSDPEPRHPLPPQLFNDDEYCGDYDAFDMANEIDTLEVFLKLAPADTTAVSTAQIELKQENGDAKKEEAEAEAEDKKPESGDGDVDVKEEAAEKAENEDADDKDKENSKGEDEDADEENAEQKTETEESGDKKTDKETADAEGETQEKSEEVDTKEKSEVESIKDDEVGKSEDVKDDEDEKSEDAKDKLEGSETAEKSEDADTTEKPDVEATNDGDTKSEKIETQEKSEEVVAAEESEAESSKEKAEENESTKVNEDDKSVDVDEKSGENVKEDSADADSATKSEVKSTEDEIVESEDVKDELDENESTKKVEEVDSTEISEVVSTEDEKSDVKEKPDENEAQEKPEEVVTAEKSVEETKEETEEPTEVEKPAETKTEDTPENEESKPAGENSSSEESEEEE; encoded by the exons ATGGTCTTGAAAGTCTACGTCAGCGGCATGTCCGGCAATAAGGAG GTGAAGAAGCGCCAGCAGCGCGTTCTCATGATCCTGGACAGCAAGAACATCAAGTACGACACCGTGGACATCACGGAGCCCGGCAAGGAATCCGAGAAGGAGCTAATGCAGAACAAATCGACGAGCAACGGCGGAACGGTCAGCGATCCAGAGCCCCGTCATCCGCTTCCTCCGCAGCTGTTCAACGATGACGAGTACTGCGGTGACTACGACGCCTTCGACATGGCCAACGAGATCGATACCCTGGAGGTGTTCCTCAAGCTGGCCCCAGCCGACACCACGGCGGTTAGTACCGCCCAAATCGAACTGAAACAGGAGAACGGCGATGCCAAGAAGGAGGAGGCGGAAGCGGAGGCGGAGGATAAGAAACCGGAGTCCGGCGATGGCGATGTGGATGTCAAGGAGGAGGCTGCGGAGAAGGCCGAG AACGAAGACGCTGACGACAAGGACAAGGAGAATTCAAAGGGCGAGGATGAAGACGCAGATGAAGAAAATGCCGAGCAAAAG ACTGAAACCGAAGAATCTGGGGACAAGAAAACGGATAAGGAAACTGCAG ACGCTGAAGGTGAGACCCAAGAAAAGTCAGAGGAAGTGGATACCAAGGAAAAATCAGAGGTTGAGAGTATCAAAGATGATGAGGTTGGAAAATCCGAGGATGTTAAAGATGATGAGGATGAAAAATCCGAGGATGCTAAAGATAAATTAGAGGGAAGTGAGACCGCAGAAAAATCGGAGGATGCTGACACTACTGAGAAACCAGATGTTGAGGCCACCAATGATGGGGATACAAAATCAGAGAAAATTGAGACGCAAGAAAAGTCCGAGGAAGTTGTTGCCGCTGAAGAATCGGAGGCTGAAAGCTCCAAGGAAAAAGCGGAGGAAAATGAGAGCACCAAAGTCAATGAGGATGATAAATCAGTGGATGTTGATGAAAAGAGCGGGGAAAATGTAAAAGAAGATTCCGCGGATGCAGATAGTGCTACAAAATCAGAGGTTAAAAGTACCGAAGATGAGATTGTAGAATCGGAGGATGTGAAAGATGAATTGGATGAAAATGAGAGCACCAAAAAGGTCGAGGAAGTTGATAGTACTGAAATATCCGAGGTTGTAAGTACGGAAGACGAAAAATCAGATGTTAAAGAAAAACCTGATGAAAATGAGGCTCAAGAAAAGCCCGAAGAAGTTGTAACTGCCGAAAAATCTGTAGAGGAAACCAAAGAGGAAACCGAAGAACCAACCGAGGTGGAAAAACCTGCAGAAACGAAGACAGAAGACACGCCCGAAAATGAAGAAAGTAAACCGGCTGGCGAGAATTCCTCTTCCGAAGAAAGCGAAGAAGAAGAGTAA
- the LOC6611137 gene encoding akirin has translation MACATLKRALDWESMNQRPPKRRRCNPFGQAGSNAGPASPSRDGPSTSAGLPHTPSNRFAKDSTEPSPFSESSLAKMSPDKMAESLCNEIKRLHKRKQLPITSSALERMQDSESSGSEMGPESPRRPDSPQNLMRHGEKALFTFKQVQLICESMIKERENQLRERYESVLTTKLAEQYDAFVKFTYDQIQRRYEAAPSYLS, from the exons ATGGCCTGTGCAACCCTGAAACGAGCTCTAGACTGGGAGTCGATGAACCAGCGGCCTCCGAAGCGCCGGCGCTGCAATCCTTTTGGACAGGCCGGGAGCAATGCAGGTCCAGCGTCGCCATCTCGCGACGGTCCCAGCACCTCGGCGGGACTGCCCCACACGCCCAGCAACCGATTCGCCAAGGACAGCACCGAACCCAGTCCGTTCAGTGAGTCGTCGCTGGCCAAAATGTCACCAG ACAAAATGGCCGAGAGCTTGTGCAATGAGATCAAGAGACTGCACAAGCGCAAACAGCTGCCGATCACATCGTCGGCCTTGGAGCGCATGCAGGATTCGGAGTCCAGCGGATCGGAGATGGGTCCGGAGAGTCCGCGCCGCCCGGACAGTCCACAGAACCTGATGCGCCACGGCGAGAAGGCCCTGTTCACGTTCAAGCAGGTGCAGCTCATCTGCGAGAGCATGATCAAGGAGCGCGAGAATCAGCTGAGGGAGCGATACGAGTCCGTGCTGACCACCAAGCTGGCCGAGCAGTACGATGCCTTTGTGAAGTTCACATATGATCAGATACAGCGTCGCTACGAGGCAGCGCCTAGCT ACCTGTCGTAA